GCTCCAGCTCCATATCCATTCCAGGGTTTTCTCTTCCGCACCACAGATCCGTCCGATACCTCCTCTGGGGATTACGTGTCTAAAATTAATAACATAAACATCTTTAATTTTGGGCCTATATACAGTTCGATAATTTGGAGAAGTAAGTTTTCCTTATCTCACTGCGACCTTACTGGGCCTAGGCCCAATCCAAATACCATCCATATACTCACATATTTTATTAGCCCAAAACAAAGACTCCTTCCGGTTCGTCACCAATCGGGGCTAGGGATTTCATATGGCAGAATCTCGCAGCAACAGAGCGGCGGTGCAGGCTACAAACGATGATGCATCCGCCAGTAAACTGTATGCATACTGCCCTCTTTCTTTTCGTCAATTAGATCCTCGTAGATTGGACTGACGTGCTATGTGAATTTTGAAGGTCTTGTGTCAAAAAGGGTTACATGAAAGACGATTATGTTCATCTCTTTGTGAAAAGACCCCTTCGAAGATCGCCCATTATTAATCGAGGTAGGTGAGGTCACACACACTCTTTCTTATTACTCTGTCTTTAGCTGACCCTAGCTGGATTTATTCCCTAGGTTACTTTTCCCGTTGGGCTGCCTTCCGAAAGCTTTTGGCTCAGTTTCTGGaaagttctaatgaacctgcTCAACCCAAGAAACAGATACTCTCTCTCGGAGCTGGCTTCGATACTACTTATTTTCAGCTTCTGGTTGGTGCCTCCTTCCTCTTTCTTCTCAATTCTCCATTTTGCGTGCTTCTCTTCTCATTTTCCCATTTTTTAGGATGAGGGGAAAGCGCCCTTTTTGTACGTGGAACTGGACTTTAAAGAGGTACCCATTCTTTTCAACGCTCAACAAAAACTATTCCTCACTCACTCTGTTGCTAAATGGGTTTCCTTCTTACCTTAGGTTACAAGTAAGAAGGCTGCTGTTATCGAAAATTCCACCCAGCTGAGGGACAAAATTCTAGGAGCAAATTCATCTATTTCAGTTGGTGAGACTTGTAGaatgattctctctctctctctctctctctcttttatataGATATCATGGATCTCAACTAGTTCAGTCCAGCTATTACTGATCTATCATTCTGCCACCTCTCCAAGCTAAATATGCAAatccctttttcttttttttacagTTAGCTTGTACTTTTGTTAGTTACCCCTCTTAATTTATTATGTTGCGTTGCTGTTTACCTCTGCAGAGGAAGGCCAAGTTCTCAGTGATCTTTACAAGTTACTTCCTGTTGACCTGCGTGATATACCAAAATTAAGAGATGTTATATCATTTGCTGGTATGGATCCTAGGTATGCATGAACACTTTCCCTTTTATGTTACACACTCTTATGACATACTTTTTTAACCACTGACTGATGCTAAACCTACTTGATTCCTAATATCATTACAGTCTGCCGACATTTATTATTGCAGAATGTGTTCTGATTTATCTGGACCCCGATTCAAGCCGTGCCATCGTCAATTGGGCGTCAAAGACGTTTTCAACTGcagtatttttcttatatgagcAGGTTTTTCTGGCTTTTTGTATCTACCTAGTTCTCAGCTGTGTTTTTTACCTTGTCTGCATAATATTGTAGATATAATCTTACTGCTGATGTTGGTTTTCGGTTTGCAGATCCATCCAGATGATGCATTTGGACATCAGATGATTATAAACTTGGAGGTAAGAATATGTACTTTAAATGTCATCATTTTGCCTCTTGGGTACATTTTTtgtagataaataaatatacctTCACTGCAGCTCGTTCTGATTTATTTTACCCGTCTGTTTCTGTGCTTCAGAGTCGGGGTTGTGCACTCTTAAGCATTGATGCATCACCGACTTTACTCGCAAAGGAGAAATTGTTTCTTGACAATGGATGGCAGGTGCGCTTTGTAGTTAGATATCAATATGATTAAATGCAGTCTTGTATATGTATTAATGCCTCCAATCTTGCATCGAGTTGCCAAACAATTTGACATACGACTTCAAGTTTTAAACGCAAATGTGCAAGGGTTTGAGTGCAAATTCTACTAACGAAAATGTGCTTGTCAAAATTGTATGCTATGTTATTGTCAATTCCTATATAAATCCGTTGTGGTAATGGGCTAACAAGTTGCATTATAGTGAATATTGGATCTTCATCAAACCGTATCTGTTTGAAGGACCAAAATGCAGTTTCCAGTCTTTCGTTCTGGTCGTGATTGCTGGTTGTAGCTAGATAATGTGTATTGTCTGATGGACGCACGGCTAACTTTCAATTATAGTGTGTAATCTATGGCCTTCTCATATCTTACTCTACTCTTTGTTCTTGCATATTAGAGAGCTGTTGCCTGGGATATGCTAAAAGTGTATGGAAGCTTTGTTGATACTCAAGAAAAACGCAGGTCAGCGCTGTAGTTACCCTTAAAATTATGTAACTGCGTTATAATTTTCATATCGATGATTTGGCCTGAGTTTTTTCAGAAAAGTTCTCTTTTACAAGAAAGGCCTAGTAAATGTTGATGAGTTCTAAGCTTTCCCTTGTTTTTAAGCTCTTCCTGTATCCtgtgtttttatttatgtattctcTTTTGGCTCTCTTAAATCTCCAATCCATGACGTCTCTTTAGAAACCCTTGCTTTTCTCCTATATTAAAATAAGATAGTTGTGTGTTTTCAGGATCGAGCGATTGGAGCTGtttgacgaatttgaagagtgGCACATGATGCAGGCAAGTTCATCATCCACCTTATTAACTTAGTTTTCCACCCATTTTATGTAATGGGAATTAGCAAGGGTATCTCCAGTATATATGTTAGTTTTGGATGATGCGTCAGTGTTGATATAAATGTTGGTAAATATTTGATTatcgttttgttttttttcaacagGAACATTACTGCGTCACATATGCTGTCAATGACGCAATGGTACGTAAATGAGGCATGCCCTCAAGTGTATTTGTAACTCaaaatgtgattattagttctCGTTTTGGAGGAAAGTATTAGTAAAGAGCGTTGTGCTTTGACAGGGGATATTTGGGGATTTCGGTTTCACAAGAGGAAGCCCTGAAAGCATGAACATCTCATCTGCAATGTCACCTTGAaaaaggaggggggggggggagtgttttttgttttgaaaacgGTAAATcaatgtttctttctttctacaTATATTGGAGAAAATAATAACCCTGGATGATGAAAagcattttcttcttctttgcaggaAACAAACTTTTGAGATAAGATGACCGACTGTATCGCTTCGAGTTATCTGGGCCCGTCGTCGCCTCCTTGAGGCTCAATAACTCAGTTTCTTCTTCGTTTTGTTTCTGCTCTACTCTCTATTCTTGTTTGTCATACCAGTGAAAGACTGCAAATGCATATCTTCATTGTCTGTTTaccttaaaatttaaaagtaactgAGAAAATAGAGATTTAATTTCTCAAATATACGTTTGTAATCGACAGTAGCTTACGTAATAATTAAATTTCCAAAACAACAGCTGACAGCATATTTAATGACATTTggtcattaatttttttttccgtgaTACCATTCTAGAAAGAGAAATTGCTTCAAAGTTATGAGACGTCTACTTTTCGTTATACTAGTCTAGAAATGCAGAAGAGTTCTGATGTAAGAAAATGATAAGGTAACTTGTGTTAAGTGAATAAAACAGTGGGTTATCTAATAAACATTGTTAAGCAAAACGACAGTATATAAATACACTGAAGGCAGCCACAAAAATGTGGTGGTACGAAAATGTTGATACGCAAAGAGAAAAACAGCCAACCAAAGGACAAGTGACCTTAATTACAGACCAGAAATGACGTACAAAGTACAAGTGAACTGAAGAGAAAACAATTTTGGCTTAAGGTTGTAGGACTCGAAGACTGAACGGAAAAGGATATTGCTAGGCAATCAAGTTGAGCAACAGCCATTCTTTTGGGCAACAGGCTGTCCTCTGATCTGCACCGTCGGCGGTCTGGCAATGTTCCCAGCTGGTTGGCTTGCCATACTGCATCCAAACCACAAATCAATTACTTTCCTTTGCGCCATAGACATTAACTGGTTCATTATGTATACTGATTGGCTACAGTCAAACTACATGAAAGtgaattttcaaatttgaacacTGCAGGGTCAACATCACTCTACTCTAAAAGTTCCTTTTATTTCCCTTTCCTATTATAACATATAGCAGTGACCACTTTCTGGAGTTGAAAGTTGGTGTCTGGTGAATCTTAAGACCGCCAATAATAACAAGGAAGGATAGTAACTACCTCTCTTTGATGGATGCCGACATGGCCATGAAAGCCTGTTCCACGTTTGTAGCATCTTTTGCACTAGTCTCCATGAAAGGAATTCCAATTTCATCGGCAAAAGCCTTGGAGTGTACCAAAATTCATATCAGAAAAGCAAAGATGAGCACAAaactcgagagagagagagggagagtgaGTTTTGTCCGTACCTTTGCGGTTTCATATGGAACGGCTCTGTTTTCAGCAAGATCACACTTGTTTCCAACTAGGAGTTTGTTCACATTGTCACTAGCATAACGATCAATTTCACTCAACCATTGCTTCACATTATTAAAGCTTTCTTGATCTGTGACGTCGTAGACAATCTGCCACCACGGGACTAAGTTAGTacagaaaacaaaaatacaacgggggagagagagagagagagaaaggttaCAATGATTCCATGTGCGCCAC
The nucleotide sequence above comes from Brassica napus cultivar Da-Ae chromosome A9, Da-Ae, whole genome shotgun sequence. Encoded proteins:
- the LOC106434172 gene encoding ras-related protein RABD2a, producing MNPAEYDYLFKLLLIGDSGVGKSCLLLRFSDDSYVESYISTIGVDFKIRTVEQDGKTIKLQIWDTAGQERFRTITSSYYRGAHGIIIVYDVTDQESFNNVKQWLSEIDRYASDNVNKLLVGNKCDLAENRAVPYETAKAFADEIGIPFMETSAKDATNVEQAFMAMSASIKESMASQPAGNIARPPTVQIRGQPVAQKNGCCST
- the LOC106434151 gene encoding leucine carboxyl methyltransferase 1 homolog, with product MAESRSNRAAVQATNDDASASKLSCVKKGYMKDDYVHLFVKRPLRRSPIINRGYFSRWAAFRKLLAQFLESSNEPAQPKKQILSLGAGFDTTYFQLLDEGKAPFLYVELDFKEVTSKKAAVIENSTQLRDKILGANSSISVEEGQVLSDLYKLLPVDLRDIPKLRDVISFAGMDPSLPTFIIAECVLIYLDPDSSRAIVNWASKTFSTAVFFLYEQIHPDDAFGHQMIINLESRGCALLSIDASPTLLAKEKLFLDNGWQRAVAWDMLKVYGSFVDTQEKRRIERLELFDEFEEWHMMQEHYCVTYAVNDAMGIFGDFGFTRGSPESMNISSAMSP